From the Lemur catta isolate mLemCat1 chromosome 1, mLemCat1.pri, whole genome shotgun sequence genome, the window TCtacataagaattttaaaaataatataatttgccAGTGGAATGCTGTATTTTTAATAGCATGAGGCAAATCAAACTGAAAAACAGATACTACAGCCAGGATTTGGACAGGAAAATACTAGCTCAGTATGGGGATTTGAGATTCTCTTATACATCTTAATAGCTATAGTTCTCCATTCTTAAACCAGAGTGATACCCTTCCTTCTTCAGTGAAAATTCACAACAAAGTACTAAATTCAAGGCAAGCTATAGAGAATGCAGCTTGCTTACAAGATAGTATgttcaaaaatcaaaacatacACTAGGTAGattgtttaaatttaaaagccAAGCAATGAGCTGAGAGATCAACTTACCAAGGCCACTGTGGAATGGGAACAGATGGCAGGTCTCCATCTGCGGGAGGTAAAATACCCTCTAGCTATCTAGATTATACCCTCCTGCTATTAATTGAAAGGGAAAAGTCCAGGGGAGTCAAATCCTTTTATAATTCAATGTATCTGtctcttgaagaaaaaaagataaccaGATCTCAAAAGCAGTAACTCACCAGCccataaaataaacaacaactcAAGAGACTCTCCTGGAATTTGGCTGATGAAATTCAAATGTTAAATTGCTCAAAGTTGCTTCACAGTCCCTGGCTGGGTACATTTGAAGACTTCCTGTTTTGAGTAGCCAGGGTGAAAGATGAGCTCAGTCTCAGAAGTCCGTCCCCACAGCAACCTTCAGATATAATAAATCCTAAGCCTACTTGATTAATACTAAAGTATCTTGTCCTTTCCAGGTTCTTCTACTTATACTCAGAAGTCATCATTTAAATTGGTTTGATTTCTTGGAGTTTTTCAACATACACTCAATTTAGTTTAGGAATATTCAAATTGTATAGTGTATACTTTTGGAAGAAGGGTGaaataattgctatttttttcttctcagctgGTAAACACGAGTGAAAACTTGAGCAAAAGTCGAAAGATTCTCCGTTCAATGTCCAGAAAGTaagttttacaaaattaatttctcttaacTATTAATGTCTTTCAACCAGAAAAACTTAGTAACTTACAAAAGTCCTAATACAGCACCTCAGCACTTGATACCATATAGTCCCCTTATATTTAATACCACCTCGCTGAtcagaataaataaaggaatatggTCTTGTATAGTTAAATATACAAGGACAAAACCTTTGTTAAAAGTATATACTGCTCTGACTTGGAACAGTGGAAAATGTCTCCACTGAAAGGACATTTAATCCCAGCTTACATTCCTTAGCGAAGACAGCACGTAGCAATAATAGAGCTTCCTATTCcttgaaatatatttgtaaagaCTTGATTAGAAAACAGTTTTCACCGCTACTGCTTCGTACTAGCTTTTGGCTCTGCTTGCCTTTCGTAGGAGTCAGCCCCCTTTTGGGAAGTTCTGTCTTGTTAGCAAGTAGACTTTTATAAAAAACCCCGAGGAGTTGTCACTGTTGGACAATGGCTGAGCCAAGATGCAGCAGAACCTGCCTGCTCTTTGTCAGATTTCCAAGAGGACCATACACACTGCTTCATGCAGgcattctgaaaataaattccaGGGCAACAAAAGCTGTTTCAGAAGGATAGTGGAATTCCAGTGCATCTAAAGGGTGAGGTAGCTGATGTTCTCCTGTATAGAGCCACCATGGTTCTTACAGTTGTTACAGAAGCATTTGCCATATATTAGCTAGCTATGGCTTCATTTCCCAAGAGGCAGGATTGACTTCCATCAGCCCAGCAGTCACTTTGTTCAATTTCATTCGGCTCTCTGTGTAATAGTAATATGATAAATAACTGAGCTCTTTGGGGAATCAGTATTTATTAACTTGTGCTAACTGCCACCAATAAAGCAGTCTTTACCCAGACAAAACCCCCACAAAAAAACAGAACCCTTGAGGTAAGTGCTAGCAGCAACAAAACCAGAGCAGAAGGGAAAGTGTTGCCACTGAGGCTAAAGTTGGGGGTAAGTAGGTGGTATGCATGACCTTGGGCACAGGTGGCCTAGCATGAAACAAAACTACAACCCGGTCAAACTAGCAGGAGGGGGTGGAGTTTTCCTAAACAAACAGTGGCAAATTCCTTGTGGAATAGGTAGGGACCTACAGTGAACATGAGAACCAGAGGTTGGATTCTTTGTgtaaatgaaagataaattttttgaaaCTCCTATACTACCTTTATAATAGAAGATATTCTTTTGAGATTATAGGACAGCAGAGGGAGAAATAGAGAAGAGAGAGTAAGAAGGGAAGAAGTTTACAAGGGATTGAGAAACATTACCCAGGCTTCTAGTTACCTATCTTAAAGCAGGACCATCCATGAGCTGGACTTTGACACTGGAGAGTCTGCCCCAAACCCTTCTCCCAACATAGGTTCACTGCTGTAGTGTGTAACTGATGTGGCTCTATATGGTTagataaatgaaattgtatttctGCTACTGTGAAATACAATTCACTCTGATTTTAGAAATGGtatactttttcatatatataatatttttcttctagctTAACCCTTTCTTGTAAAAAAATGTAACtactatttgaaaatgttttagaatcaAGAAACTGTTTTTATGCTTTGGTACTTATTGTcccaatttttaacatttctgtgaGGTAGACAGTGTTATCCCTAAGTTACAGCTGATGAACCTTATGAGTACTCACCTACTGCCAAGTGGCTGTGTGATCCAACAAAAAACTCATTTTGCCTCACGGTATCCAGCTTTGGTCCCAGGTCAAACTCCACAGTATTAAGAAGGTTATCCACACTTCTGACTACTCTccacttttcttctctttgtagaGTGACAACCAACAAGCTGCTGCTTTCCATTGTCATCTTACTAGAGCTAGCCATCCTGGGAGGCCTGGTTTACTACAAATTCTTTCGCAAGCATTGAACTTTTTATAGAGAGGGCTTTGTGGACCAGAACTTTGACCCTGTGAATGAAGTGTGTTGCTGCTGTAGGCTAACAGTTCAAGGATGCACTGTGCAGCCAGactgtgggaggagggaggaaagatggAAAGCCACTCAAATGTGAAGGAACAGCAACAAGACCAGTATGATATACCAAGGTAATAAATGCTGTTTATGACTTTAAGTTTACATAGTATTACAACATATTAATACCCAGTGAACTACCAAAACCCAAATACATTTACAGTAGTATTGGTCACCAAAATAGAGGAGAGGGGAAACTTTACAATTGTGAAAATGTGCAGATATTCTCATTAAGGCAATATTGACCCAGACAACCACTTAATATCTGTCTCCTCAAACACCCCGCAACTCTGGAATGCCCATTGTGAAACATGTCAATGCACGGTATTTACTAAATTCTCACACATGCTTCCTTTTCTGATTCATCTGGTGAACTGGGAGTAGGAAGTTGGTCATAGACAATGTGCCCTCCTTCCCTTGTCTGACCAAAACTTGAAGCAATCACATCCACTGCCAGGCTAGCTGTAGCCTTCGCCTCTTCCTCTGAAGTGGCCAGCTGAGGATTGACTTCAACAAGATCCAGTGCTGACAGCAACCCTGGAAGAACAATGGCAAAAACCTCAGAAAATTCGCTGTTATTCTCAATGAGGTTCATCCCACCTGGACAGGGAGAATAAGCCAAGGTAAAAACAAGAGTCATTTTCTACTATAAAACTATCTTGTCAGGAGGCCCATTGCACCTCATCCTCTTGGCTATGAATTTAAGTTAAAACACTAGTACACTAGAGTAGGCTTGAAAGAAATCTTTAAGGTAATGAAAAATAAGTCATCCCTGTTCAGCTAACATAATAGGCATAGCTATCAGGCCTTCTGGAAAAGGAAGGGGCTTGGTGGGGGATGCAGAGGTTTCCAACCTGCTTCTTGGGAAAATGTGTGCCATCTCTAGTATGACTAGAACTTTCCAGATGCCTGCCTAGAAATAGGGAAATATTAAGGCAAAGAAAATCTCCTACTTCTTACTAGCCAGAGCTCCACTCCCACTTTTGAACTCTAATGCTGTATCTGTTAAAGCACCACACCATTGCCCTGAAACTTAATTACTGCAAACCTTGTTCTCACCCCTAACAAGCTTGAGCTCTGAGGGCAGGTCCCACATCTGAcgcatttatttatctttgagcAGACTGACCTAGTATCTTACTCTTGGGTCAAGGGAAGATTCAGCCATATGTTGATTATTTAATTTGGACTCCAGTTACCTTCCTTGAGGGTTTGAGAACTTGTTCCAAAGTTCTCAGCACTGCTGTTTGGCCTGGAGCAGGCTGAGGGGAAGGGAAGATTAGACCAGAAGAGCCTATCCACACATGTCTTCCACTCCCACCCCCTTACATACCTCACTTCTAAAGAATTTAACTTTTTAGTTGGTTATTCTAGGTGAAGAATCATCTGAACAAACTAGCGTTCAAGAATACAAGTATCTGAGAATATTTAGGGTAGCTATAAAGTCTGGAAACATAGGCGATTGTATCTAATGGTTTACTGATGTCACTTTCTAATATATGAAATGCTCAATGCCATCACATCTGGTCAGCGTGTCTTCCCTTATTAGCAATGCACAGTTGAGTGCACTGCAAAACTGCAGTGAATAGGCATTTTACTGTAGCATTTCCATCATTTCCTGCACATAGACCTGGGTACCTGATGATCTGAATCTCTGATTTCCACTAACTAAACCTGTACTTTTAGCATACTCTAGTAGTAATCAAGAGGGTTTGCactattaaaaacatatatatattaccTATGTTTCCAGACTATTGCCACCCTGTAAATTAGTTTAAGCAAACTGCTTTATGTATCTAGTTGACAGTGTTATGACGATCTTTTGGAATAAAATCATACTGCagcagggggaaggagggataAGGCATGACCACTGCCACATCTAACTGCTAGAGATTATTAAATCCTGTCTTAGTGGTATCATTGGGAAGCAAGGTAGAGGCCTGAACTCCCAGGTTCTCTGGCCACTAACCCAAGGACCACTGGCAACACCTAATGGATCTGAGAATGAGACTTGCCACTGTCATGTCTGATAGACAAGTACCATTTTCCTTTCTGTACTGCCTAAGGTTCTAGCAGGCTCCAGAGCCAGTGAGACCAATTTCTCAGTGCAATTTGTATCCCAGCTAGTCAAGAGTTTCCTGTTACCCTGGACCTTTCAATATGGGATCTCTATGCTTATGTCTGTACCCCAGTTTCATGAGATGGTTATTGAAGCAGTATCATGGGTAGTTCTTTACATTTTGGAATGAAAGGTTATTTAAAATAGCTCTAAAACCAGAAGCTTTCTGACAGAAATGGAAACTGTGTACAAATAAGTATGAGTTTTGGGATGGTAACCCCTGTAGCCACTCTTTGTCAGCCATTCATCTATCTCTATCCCCTTATTAAAGATCCTATCAAACAAGCTCTAGTACAAGACTTACCCTACAAAAACGGACCCAAGATATTGTCCAACTTGCCAATATCTTCAAGAGATCAGCTTTAACTCCAGATTCCCAACTCCCAGTGAAGCAACCTCTCTCTGTCTATCTTatttattcgttcattcattcagagacagagtcttactctcttgCCCAAGCTTGAATGCAGTGGCATagtcagctcactgcagcctgaactcctgggctcgagtgattctccttgcctcagcctcccaagtagctggaacaacaggtgcatgccaccatgcccacctaattttttcaattttttatagagatggcatctcaccacattgcccagactggtcttaaattcctggcctcaagtgatcttcctgccttgatctcccaaagtgttgggattacaggcatgagccactgcccagccaacctcttaacatttttttttgaaacagagtctcgctctgttgcccaggctagagtgccatggcatcagcctagctcacagcaacctcaaactcctgggctcaagcaatccttctgcctcagcctcccgagtagctgggactacaggcatgcgccaccatgcccggctaattttttatttatgtatttttagttggccagataatttctttctatttttagttgagactgggtctcgctcttgctcaggttggtctcaaactcctgacctcaagcgatcctcccgcctcggcctcccagagtgctaggattacaggcatgagccaccgcacccggccccacctcttaacattaaagtaaaaattatagcTACTTGGCCTTGTCTTCTTATCTTAATCTACCTTTACATAACTCAGACACAGGGAACTGCATCAGTGTGGCAATTTATTCTTGTATTTAATAAGTGTCTAAGTAGACACAATTTTGTACTCAGTATTACCTTGGCATAGATTGTTAAGAGCTAGGTCCAAACATGCCTCCAAATAATTATATCCTTTATTAGCCTGGCCATATGATTATTAGCTATAAAAgttgaaggaaaaacaaaatctacaATGACATGGAACAGTAGAAACAACCTCCTGTAGGTAAGAGACTTCAGCATATTTACACAGTAGTTAACAGGCTGCATACCTGGTTGCTACATACCTGTATTGTGTATTTCCTCAGTAATATACATGCCTTCCCGATAGGTCAGTCCCCCTACGACAGGGGTTCCTGTGGCTGGAGCCAGCGTAGGGTCAAATGCATCAATATCAAAACTCAGATGGATTGGCCTTTGTCTTCTGGAAAGGAAGAGGATAAAAGAATACTTATTTGGTTGTGCTCAACATTCCTGTGGTTTGCAACTCCTTGATTTTATTGCTGTTGGTCCTGGTACTTTGCTAATAAAGCTGTTAATAATATTTCTAGGTTTTCTATTTCAGGAAGTACTGAAATTAGTATAGTAACTTCCTGCACACCACTTCATGATATTGCTATTTGTTCTGCATGCCTCAGACAGACTAACTCCAATATATAGTTCTGGTTTATCCTGGGCATTAGAACCTCTTGCATGAATAACTGTCAATAGAGGGAATTCTTCACTTCCATGAGATGGGGCTCTGATATATTCTAATTTATGTTGGCTTGATCTAGGTTACAGTTGCTGTTACTCTCTGAATATAATAGCAGCTGACTTAACTCTGATTTTATGTCtgtaatcttttttatttttagttatttatttatttttatccagtCACGTTGACACCTATGTCTGCAGTCTTAACATCTTCCAATTCTAACTTCCGTTTAGCCCAGGTGTCCAATGGCTGAAAGTAACATACAACACCCAATGCCAAATAACTAAATTTCTTAACAGCTTAAAAAATGACATACTACTGGGTAGCATTTCTGACATTACTCACCTAAAAGTAAAGACTTGGTATTGGGAAAATGCTCTTAAAGCTAACATTTGATTGGCATTCGTCTGCCATCTTTCTACACTACCAAGATTTGCTTGATATAAAACTCAGGTGAAGCAATAGTGAGGCAGGGAAGAATGGGACATTGGGAACAATGAATGCCTCTCATCTCAAAAGCCAAGCATGTAAATGGAGATAAAGAGAAATTCATGAGAGACAGATCTGGGCAATGACTTAAAGGAAACCCCCTCCTAACCCCAGCGGAAGAATAAGACCTATGTTTCATATTATGTCTTTCTgaactatttgaaatttttatatgtttatgttttgcttttattttaaaaataaagctcctATCCTCAAGAGACAGGCtcaattccaagatcaaggtgccagcaggaagaaaaggtgaaaagaagaaaaaaaaagtaaaaaattaaaaaaagaggctAAAGTATGCTGCCCTATGGGAGTCTGCCCTGTTCCTTCTGGGACCCAGAAATAGACATCCACTGTCATTACTTACTTGCCAATCAGCAAATCAAATGTCTGTTCCATGACCTTCTGGATACCAAGTCGATCAATGTCTCTCATGGAAAAATATTGGATATCatagttctttaaaataaaactgtggtGAGATATAAAGGAAGGAGTCCttagtttaaaaatcatttttagcaAATGTATATTTGGGGGGGGTGCCTTTAAGTGACTACAACAGGTTAAGTCAAGCATCAACCTTTCAGATGGAACATGATTGGCCCAAAGTTTAACCCTAATATATCAACTTACTGCTCAGGAGGGTCCACATCTCTTAGACCAATATACACGATCCTTGGGGAAGAGATACAAGGTTTGATCCAGGAAAATCCTGGGAGTTGTGGCACCTATGAAGAGGAATAGACAGGATTAATCAAGAATTCTTGGTCTCACCAAGATAATCATCACGTGCTTCCCAAGGTATGGAGTCTGCTTTCTTCTGCTACCCCACAGGATATGTTTAAAGCAATACAAGACACACTTGATCTGGAAAAGAGCCCTGATACAAGTGGAAATGTTTCAGAAGGGCAGCTGAAGAACACAGTACAGCTTTCTCAAGAACAATAAACTCTTCTTCTAAGGCTGTCTTGGTTTCTCATTAACATACCTAGTAGTGGCCACCTCAAGTTGCCAGCAGCAAAACGTGAATTCTGCCTAATGAATAATCTTTGTGCTGTCCTGTTTTAACTTGGTTCCTCACTGAGGGGAGGGATATACAGATTCTAATCTATGCCTAACATGGACTTTCATGTCCTCAGAACAGCTCAGGAAAATACTACCCAGGGGTAAATCATGGAGTTGTCTTCTAGACCAATGTGTCAGAGTGTGGCGTGTGGCCTGCAAGCCTTTAACCAAGAGCAGGGACCATGTCCTGGTCATCTTTATATGCCTTTATAGTATCTAACAGACTGCCTGGGCCCATAACAGTGTTTGATGAACAAATGAAGGCCACACTTAACCCATTCTTCACCGAAATCTTACTTAACCCTCAAAGCCCTGGGATAACCCTACAAGCCATTCACCTTTCATTTTGGACCACTGACCTTGTCCTGTAGCTCTCTGAGGAGAAATGAAACAGGCTGTCCATGGAGATTTCCTGATGAAGTAGTAAGGGGTGTATTGATATCTGCATGGGCATCAACCCAGATGACACAAAGGTCTGGGCAGTGTCGGGCATGGCCACTAATGGTACCGATTGCCAGGCTGCAAAGAATAGATAC encodes:
- the ARG2 gene encoding arginase-2, mitochondrial, producing MSARSSLSRLLRTQVQSVPKKSVHSVAVIGAPFSQGQKRKGVEHGPAAIREAGLMKRLSNLGCHLKDFGDLSFTPVPKDDLYNNLIVNPRSVGLANQELAEVVSRAVSGGYNCVTVGGDHSLAIGTISGHARHCPDLCVIWVDAHADINTPLTTSSGNLHGQPVSFLLRELQDKVPQLPGFSWIKPCISSPRIVYIGLRDVDPPEHFILKNYDIQYFSMRDIDRLGIQKVMEQTFDLLIGKRQRPIHLSFDIDAFDPTLAPATGTPVVGGLTYREGMYITEEIHNTGLLSALDLVEVNPQLATSEEEAKATASLAVDVIASSFGQTREGGHIVYDQLPTPSSPDESEKEACVRI